A genomic region of Bactrocera dorsalis isolate Fly_Bdor chromosome 3, ASM2337382v1, whole genome shotgun sequence contains the following coding sequences:
- the LOC105230201 gene encoding cytochrome P450 6a8-like isoform X5 translates to MAVTEILLSIILAAVAAFIYIAHRNLTYWQRKGIPHDSPHWIHGNLNGVTKTMSFAEAFTKVYRRHLGSGPFCGLYFLQKPTVLVLTPELTKQVLIKDFNNFSERGLYVNEKDDPITGHLFLLQSQKWRVMRNKLTPTFTSGQMKFMFPTVVSVAEQFVETLNGDIKKSNVIEIKDLLARFTTDVIGSCAFGIECNSLKNPDAIFRQMGRRVFTDRRHSNFVNSMISAAPNVARKLHVRMTPDAISDFFLRIVREAVDYRGKKNVQRNDFLNILIELNKGKLKFDDKNEEKGLTLEEMTAQAFVFFVAGFETSSSTLTFLLYELALNPDIQKRLREEIQEAVENHGGKVTYECVNSMSYMKQVVSETLRKYPIVPHLQRKALADYVVPGHPNYVIEKDTTVFIPVMAMHHDPEIYPEPEKFDPERFAPEEMKSRDPIYWLPFGDGPRNCIGLRFGQMQIRVALTYLLSNFEFSPCPETEIPLVFDTKQFLTSTKGGIHLKVQSI, encoded by the exons ATGGCAGTTACAGAAATTTTGTTGAGCATTATTTTGGCCGCCGTTGCGGCGTTCATTTATATAGCGCATCGTAACCTAACATATTGGCAACGGAAAGGCATCCCGCATGATTCGCCTCATTGGATTCATGGCAACCTAAATGGTGTTACAAAGACCATGAGTTTTGCCGAAGCTTTTACTAAAGTATATAGACGGCATTTGGGGTCGGGCCCCTTTTGCGGTCTTTACTTTCTCCAAAAGCCGACTGTCCTTGTGCTCACACCGGAGTTGACCAAGCAGGTGTTAATTAAAGACTTCAACAACTTCAGCGAACGTGGCCTGTATGTGAACGAGAAAGATGATCCCATCACTgggcatttgtttttgttacaaagTCAGAAATGGCGCGTAATGCGCAATAAATTAACACCCACCTTTACCTCTGGGCAAATGAAGTTCATGTTTCCTACTGTGGTTTCGGTGGCTGAGCAATTCGTTGAAACCTTAAATGGCGACATCAAGAAGAGTAACGTAATTGAGATCAAGGACCTGTTAGCACGTTTCACCACTGATGTGATTGGATCTTGTGCTTTTGGTATAGAATGTAACAGTCTCAAGAACCCTGATGCTATTTTCCGTCAAATGGGACGCCGTGTTTTTACTGATCGTCGTCATTCAAACTTCGTTAACAGCATGATATCGGCCGCTCCGAATGTGGCAAGAAAACTTCATGTTCGTATGACACCGGACGCGATAAGTGATTTCTTCTTGAGAATTGTACGTGAAGCAGTTGATTATAGAGGGAAGAAGAATGTGCAGCGTAATGATTTTTTGAACATTCTGATTGAATTAAACAAAGGAAAATTAAAGTTCGACGATAAAAACGAGGAGAAAGGGCTAACGTTGGAGGAGATGACGGCGCAagcgtttgtgttttttgtaGCTGGCTTTGAGACATCATCTTCGACTCTTACATTTTTACTCTATGAGTTGGCCCTAAATCCAGACATTCAAAAGCGCCTACGCGAAGAAATTCAAGAGGCGGTTGAAAATCATGGCGGTAAGGTGACCTATGAATGTGTAAATTCGATGTCTTATATGAAGCAGGTCGTATCAG AAACACTTCGTAAATATCCAATAGTACCACATTTGCAGCGTAAGGCTTTGGCCGATTATGTTGTGCCTGGACATCCAAACTATGTGATAGAAAAAGATACAACTGTATTCATACCAGTAATGGCAATGCATCATGATCCCGAGATTTACCCGGAACCCGAAAAATTCGACCCTGAACGTTTTGCACCGGAGGAAATGAAATCACGAGACCCTATCTATTGGCTGCCGTTCGGTGATGGTCCACGTAATTGTATTGGGTTGCGTTTTGGTCAAATGCAGATACGCGTCGCCCTGACATACTTATTAAGTAACTTTGAATTTAGTCCTTGTCCGGAGACTGAAATTCCTTTggtgttcgataccaaacagtTTTTAACCTCTACCAAAGGCGGCATCCATCTGAAAGTACAGTCGATTTAA